Sequence from the Ziziphus jujuba cultivar Dongzao chromosome 9, ASM3175591v1 genome:
AGTAATAGACAAAGCTATTTCAGTTGCTCTAAAATAATTTCTAAAgtttacttttaatattttacattgagaatatttttgtgtttataaaaatattaaatcatgttaactatatatataaacttcaaAGTTTGAGGAGGGACTTAAACTATGTGAATGACAATTAAAAGTGCAAGAGAAGTATGTGGAGGATGTATATGAAAACCCTGAAACTAGAGAGGGAGTTTGTATAATTAATCAacggataaataaataaaatttccttGCCATGATCGAAGATTTGCCATTAATCAGAAAGACTTTAGGGCTGAATCCATAATCTGGGAGTTATCACttatcattgttattttgaCTCTATGTTCCAAAGCCATTTTCTATGCCAAAGTTTGAActtaatgtataaaaaaattttattgcgaaaaaaaaaaatgtatatcattttttatttatatattagagaAATCTACATGATTTCAATATTTTCCCGCTAGTATATTGACTGGATACTATGCATAAAAGTATTTGCCTCAAGAGGAATCCTAGAATTCCATTTCTTTTCTGAATTTGGAATTTTATGATATGTTGAGAatctattataataattatccaCGTCTAAAACATATTTTAATGTTAGAAAATTGAGTAGGATGGCCTTTACTAAGGATTATATTGCCTCTAAATTTATGAACTACAAGATGCTCATTGAAGTAGTGAGTTAATATTTCAATTCAATATTGGTTTAGATGcgaaaattttaactttaaaataaaaaatatatgttatttataacttttaaagTCAGTATTTTTGTAGTTAGTTATTGAAAATATTAACATTCTTTTTGAACATTTGAtattgttggattttttttttgactttttcttaACATCTGGgaaatttttttgggttcttaaaaatattttttgaacatttaggATTTATTTCGAACCCTCATAATTTTCTATaatcatatgattttttttttgggctcttaaattttatttttttttaacatttgttattttttatcatgcatttggaaatttttttgaagcaatatttttttagactcttaatttttttttaatatttgatatttttttttaaatcttcaaatTTGTAGATCATATTAGAAatagcaaaatattaaaaataaattaagaaataaaatttatagatgACATGCACTGCACATTACCCTTATTTAATGGTTTTGTCAATTTGAACTAATTGGACCaatttataaagattttaaaaataaaatgtaacaatattagaaaattgattttaaaatccttaaaacgaaatttaataattttaaaagtataaaagtACAATTATCccttgatatatttatattgatccTCATCAAAACAGTTATATTCAATACAACTTCTAACTCTCCTCAtgatcaataataatttagtatagtataatatttatatattagtttaataagcctctaattagttttttaaatctatgtaaaattttataagttacTGATCAACTATTAATGAAatgattataaaataatattcttaattCATATTATTAAAGCatgtttttctaaatatttaagcTAATAAAAAGTATACTGAGAAAATTGGTTAACATAATTAAGCTTATCAAGTCTTTTCCATTTAGCTTAAGATTAGATATAGGGACTAGATAGACCAAAGCAATCTGCCAAAACTTATTAAGTCTTTTCCATTTAGCTTTAGATTAGATATAGGGACAAGATAGAAAACATGTCCAAAAGACATATTGCGTTAtcgttattcttttttttttttttttcccaattttggTTACTTTCAATATTCGGATGCAAATTTGTTAAGTAacatttcataatttatttttttatgacagACTTGGTAAAACATTCCCACACAATATTGAAAGAACATGTTTCATTCTCAATTTATTTATGCTGGGATGACAGTTATCTCACATATACTTCACAATTATTTATAATCGCACAAATGAAAGATCTTTTTTTCATTGTCACAGAGGATTGGTAACCAATTGAATATTATTgtccatattaaaaaaaatatatatatatatatatatatttttttttaaacgtatATCCAAGAACTTAATTTTCATGGGAATATCTCCCTTGCTGTAAATTGTTGATTTGTCTCCTTGTCGACATGCACTATACATCGTATCCTCTTGTATCCATTATAGCAatggtaaataatatatatatatatatatatatatatatattaatattcttttaacACCAACAATTTAATAGTGAAAAAATTCATATGCAATTAAAAGCGAAGAAAGTagaaagaatgaaaaaagaTGGAATTATGAGAGAAAGAGGTAAAGAACTACGAAATAATCCAATACAAAACCCTCAATAGTCACAATACAAAAGCTCCCCCTCAAAATTCTCccaaagaattcaacaaaatgtAATGTAGTTCAAATACCAAAAAACATCCAGATGTGGGCTAAACTGGCAAGTGGGACAACCAATaatactataatattatatatcaaaagacaatataaaataacataGACATTGGTTCAAGaccaagaaaaaagaataatactGGGAGGCAACACTGATCTCCCCTACACCATCAACCACAGGAAAACGCATCCAATGCTTAAGCTCCCAATGCTCCACATCTTCTCTACTCCACTCTGCATTCAAAAGTTTCATCATAACAAGGGGTTAATTTCCCATTTTAACTCATCAAAATTCCcatgaaaataaaatgttaaaacaaaaaaataataataataataaaaaaccattacCAATTTCTTTGCttgaaaataattgaaatttagtAAAACATTTTATAAAGTATATCCAAGCTGTTAAATCAAATtccattaaagaaaaaaaaaaaaagaaagaaagagaatttttatattatggtGTGCTTAACATTTGTCTTTACATATGAGTAAAGTAATATATTGTATATGATCTAGGAGTCTACAATgtgcttaaaatatatatatatatatatatataaaactctgTTTACTGAGAAAGCCTACTGTTTTCTATTTCCTCTGTTGTACTATCATGTACTTTCAGATTTAGACCATGTCATTGTCAGCATCTCTGACCCTGGAAGAGTCAAAGATCTAGTGGTAGGGGTTGTTTCTCATTTGCTTTGACCAATCAGATCTGCTCAAGTTCACGTGAACCTGAGCACATCTGATCTCACATATTGATTCAGACATGAAGCTCGAGACACCAGCACGACAAACACTGGGAAAAACTCGAAACACGAGCACAAAGGCAAATCCAGTGCTACCCTCCCCCTAGCTTACGATAGAATAACCAACTGGATTCCAACTACATTACGCCCTGTTGAAAAATTTTGGCCCTTTGACTAAACCTAAGAATATGAAATGGAAATGAACTGGACGAACGACGAAGAAATCGAAAACAAAACTCGGATCTGCGAAGAGAACCATTGGACCATTGCAGAGAACAgagaacaaccaaaaaaaaaaaaaaaaaaaaaaaacacaaaaaaaaggaagtagAAGAAGACGTACCACATCCTGAGATGGGCCAGGTGAGAGGGTGTTCAAGCTAGGCCCAGGAGCTTCGGTAGGAGGAGCAGGTGGGCTGCTGCCTGGGCTGAGACCCAACGGCGACGGAGCCGGAGACTTCGCCTTCTTCTTGCTTGGAGCTGGAGCCGGAACGGTGGCCGGTGGGGAAGCAAGGGGTGCTGGAGGTGGAGTTGCCGGTGGTGGAGTTGCTGGGGGTGGAGTTGCCGGAGGTGGAGATGCTGGAGGTGGAGATGCCGGAGGTGGAGTCGCCGGAGGAGGAGTAGCCGGAGGAGGAGTCGCCGGTGGTGGTGATGCCGGAGGGGGAGAGCTAACCGGAGGAGGAGTAGCCGGTGGAGGAGCAGAGACCGGAGGAGGAGTGGAAGGAGGAGGAGATTGAGTTACCGGCGGTGGGGATGAAGTTGTCGGAGGTGGGGAAGAAGCCGGAGGAGTGGCTGCCGGAGTCGGCGGCGGTTGATTGTTGGCTGGAGGTGAAGCAGTGGGTGTGGTAGGGGTGGGAGGAGCTTGAGTAGCCGGTGGTGATTGAGACGGTGAATTGGCCGGAGATTGACCTCCAACACCGGCTACGACAATGCAGATAAAACCTATTAAGAAAATAGCTTTGCGATTCATGGCTTATGGTGCGCACTCTCCCTGCTTAACGTGCGcacttagagaaaaaaaaaaaaaaagaagacaaaagatATAAACAGAGAGTGTGAGGAAGATGATGAGAGAGGGTGAGCGTTGTGTGAGGAAGTCAGAGAAGGATGGCAGAGATTTAAATAGGCGTTGGGTAATTTAGTAAAAATGCGATTTTGTACCCTGTTTGGATGGTGGTTTACTGTTAAATACAGCTTATGAAGGTAGAGACAGAGAAGCATGAGGGAAGTTCGACCTTATTATTCCCACATGGCCAGGCACTACCAAACACATCTTTAGCGTCCGATTTAGAAATACCCGTTATTGTGGGTCCCTTTTCTacatgtgaatttttttatgtGGAAGGTGGCTGATCTATATGCCATACTGCTCTTCTGCTCTTTTCTGCCACGTGTCTCTTGATGATTGTCAGTAACTTTTTGGCATTTTCCAGTTCAGTGGTTGATTAATATTTGTATGATTAATAAGTCAGCAGTACAACTTGAGCAACAACCTTCTAAATTTTCAGACAAACTTatgtaatttttaactttttttttttttgcttggaaTGTAATTTTTAACTTCTAGCTTTAGATatgaaaaattacatatattatcACTATCGATATCTTATtgtatctattattattataattatttaaattaggGTTCAAAATGTAGATGTTGGTCCACCTGCATAATTTGCATTCGTCTATTTTATAACTATCTGATTATCTTATCAACTCATGTATTAGCATTGATTTGATTTCATagttaattttagaatattataattaattttcattaaagaTCACCACTGTTCTATTTTCATTTAtcatggtaaaatatatttcttcaaataaaaaaaaaaagtagtaacATATTGCTATTTGATatgacaattattaataaattttatccttatttttcactttttaaaattatatatatatacacacacacactgggaaaaaaaaaaaaagaagaaaaaacacgAAGACACACATTAACATTTTGTCAATTAATAGTTGCCAtatcaaatac
This genomic interval carries:
- the LOC107415764 gene encoding classical arabinogalactan protein 9 — translated: MNRKAIFLIGFICIVVAGVGGQSPANSPSQSPPATQAPPTPTTPTASPPANNQPPPTPAATPPASSPPPTTSSPPPVTQSPPPSTPPPVSAPPPATPPPVSSPPPASPPPATPPPATPPPATPPPASPPPASPPPATPPPATPPPATPPPAPLASPPATVPAPAPSKKKAKSPAPSPLGLSPGSSPPAPPTEAPGPSLNTLSPGPSQDVSGVEKMWSIGSLSIGCVFLWLMV